The stretch of DNA AAGTCGCAGTGATTTAGGGGATATTGTGAAATACTGAAACCTGAGCTCAACTGAATTTGATCGGTTGGGCCTAGGAATAAAGCTGGTGTGCCCGCATGCCTAATGAGATTTGTCTTTGATAATTCAGAACAGTAATGGGGACACCTGGGGGAAAATATTCTCATTATCAAGAACCAATTCTACTTTTGTAAGAAACAACTCTCTGACTTTTGGTAAATCTCTTCATAAAACAAGCCACAGGAGGAAGAACTCAGGTATGTTTTATGAACTAACCTGACATGCGTCCACTTTGCCCTCGGTGTATCCAGCACAGAGCATGCGGGGGGTGATCTCTCCATTGTACATGCAGGAACTGTTGCATTTCTTGGTGCTTATCAGTGGAACCGGAGCTTCTTTTAGCGTGGCAGGGATGAGAACTGTCAAAGAAAGTCAAACTAATGTAAATATACCTCTTATTTTTAGGACGTGACTGACTTTGTGCTATGAAAAAAACATTGAACCACTGATAGAGATACATTAAATTATTCTATTTAAGTTCTATTATTCATTTAACATAGTCCTACCATCATCCGGTTGAGTGTAGCCCCAGCCAGAGATCCAGCACTGTGTTCCTCCTGGTAGATCACGCTCGTACTGTGGCAGACAAATAGGCCTGATGGTAtctaaaaaatacaatttaagagAATATTAAGAATATTAGAAAACAGTGTAGGTAATTTTGAAGATAACTTCAGTAATATTGGAACATGGTTTGGAACTGATTGCTGTAATAATATAGTTGAGTGTTCCAGTCAGCCAAAGGACTATGTGGTGCATTCAAAACAGAAGCAATCAAGTTCCCTGTCACCTGAAAAATTCAGTGGGGTTCGCAGTTTCATCAGAGCAATGTCATTGTCGTGGCTCCTGGGATTGTAGTTCTTGTTGTAGAGGATCTTTTCCACTGGATATCCAATGTACTGAGACATTTTAGCTGAACTGCGTGTGACAATACCAGCGTAGACCACCCAACTGGACACCTGTGGTAGCCTATAGCTGGAATGTGAAAAAAAGACACGAAGCAATTTATATCGAATAGATGGCTCTCCAATTCTCAATTGCATAAAGTATAACTGACTTTGAGCAAAATAAAGTGAGAGCTATTACTGTCCCTAGTCGTCACTACACTGTCATGAGTCAGTGACCTTTGACCTCAAACATCTAACCTCTTATCCCGAGGGGTCCTTGGGGGTCTTACTTGTGCACACAGTGGGCTGCTGTGACCACCCATTGGCTGGTGATGATGGTGCCTCCACAGGTGTGTCGGTTGCTGTAGTAGAGACTGACTTGCCAGGGCCACCTTCCCAAGGTAGCCTCAACTCCCCCAATTATCCTGGGCAGCTTAGCCCGGGTCCCGCACTCTACACAGGCACAGGAAACAAACATGAAggcattttttaaattatatttattgaacctttatttaactaggcaagtcagttaagaacaaattcttatttacaatgacagcctaccaaaaggcaaaaggcctcctgcagggacaggggctgggattaaaactttaaaataaattaaataaaaatataggacaaaacacacatcacaacaagagagacaacacaacactacataaagagagacctaagacaacaacatagcatggcagcaacacatgacaacacagcatggtagcaacacaacatgacaacaacatggtagcaacacaatatgGCAGCagcacagggtacaaacattattgggcacagacaacagcacaaagggcaaaaaGGTAGAGACACCAATACATCACagaaagcagccacaactgtcagtaagagtgtccatgattgagtctttgaatgaagagattgagataaaactgttccgtttgagtgtttgttgcagcccGTCCAGTccctagctgcagcgaactgaaaagatgagcgatccagggatgtgtgtgccttGGGGacttttaacagaatgtgactggcagaacaggtgttgtatgtagagGATGAGAGCTGcggtagatatctcagatagggggagtgaggcctaagaggcttttataaataagcatcaaccagtgggtcttgcgacgggtatacagaggcgaccagtttacagaagagtatagacTGCAGTGATGTGTCttgtaaggagcattggtggcaaatctgatagcCGAATGGTGAAGAACATCTTTTACCTAGATCACTTTACGTAAATTGTATTGAGATAACTCATCACCGTACAGTATatactaagtgtacaaaacattaggagcagCTTTTTAATATTgacttgcacccccttttgccatcagaacagcctcaattcgtcggggcatggactcgaaagtgtcgaaagtgttccacagggatgctggcccatgttgactccaatgcttccttctgttgtgtcaagttggctggatgtcctttgggtggtggaccattcttgatacacacgggaaactgttgagagtgaaaaacccagcagtgttgcagttcttgacatgcTCAAACccgtgcgcctggcacctactaccataccctgttcaaaggcacttaaatattttgtcttgcccattcacccacatacacaatccatgtctcaattgtctcaaggcataaaaatccttctttaaccctcCTCCctttaatctacactgatttttaacaagtgacattaataagggattatagctttcatctagattcacctgatcagtctatgtcatggaaagagaaggatTTCCTACCAATGTGTAGCACTATGAAGTCATGACTGAGAGGTCATATGAAGGTCATTGGGTCCTACCGGTGTGTGAGATGCACAAATGTACAATGTAGTTAATCCACTATTATGTTAGTGTTGTTAGTACCCTGCAGAAActtaccaaaacatttcaaagCTATAACCTTCCCTGTGACGCAACTCCCCCTAAATAAAAACAAGTAGGTACATTAGAAAACCTTGATAACTTTGTTATAGCACATCCATTTTTTCTGCATCATTAGGTAATGCATTATCTCCTCAGACAGCTGCCATACCTTAACTGCCATATATTTTCCAGGCTGCTATTGTGTTCGGAGGTAATCTGTATAAAGCCATCTGTGTAGTTTGGTCCGATGTCGGTTAAGTTCACCCCCTTTTGCTTGGTCAGTCTGAAAAGAAAATAAATCAGTTATATCTTCTATAAAAGCAGGCAAGATGGGAGTGTTCCTTTTAAAAAGTAATGTCTGATCTATGGGGCATAAGGCAAGCCTATAAACGAGGTATTAACAGAGCATTAAATAATCCATCATTAACTGGGAGCAATCAGCCTCATGGTTAGGTGAATAGCCTAGTATGTTTCCAAGATGCTTGGGCTATGTAGTAAGAAAATGGTCTTAGTAGACTAGCCTTAGATATCCCAGCTGGCGGCAGACCAGGGTCCCCAGGGAAGAGTTCCATCTCTCATAGCACACAGGCAGCCAGGTGGGCACCTTCTCTAGCTGGATCTCCAAGAGAGAGTTCTCCGGGCTGATTCTGTAAAACACTGAACCTGATTGATAGAAAATAATCCCTCCAGAGACCAACTAGATCAACAGTAATGAACTGTGGTCTTGTTTGAGAGGGAAATGTTAAGCAGCTTATATCCAATAAATAATGTAGTCAATATAAACAGATCATTATTTCATGTTTTGATGTCGGTCGATAGACAGCCTCCACTCCTTTCCACTGACTGTGACCATGTATAAGTTGTTAAAGAATTTATGAATTAACATATGTACTGTTATAAAGAAAATTTTAGCTGTTATATAAACACATATGGTTTATATtacacagctccaatccagatgtgttggtcattactgacatgctgaccacaccgcttgtGTCGCGTGcctgagcgttgcaaaataaatttaaacatacatgttattcaattattgcacccacactgctcacacatgccaacaagcgtctgcgttgccaagggctaacatgctgaccacaccgctaaTGTgtcgagcgttgcaaaataaatttaaacaaacgttattcaattattgcacccacactgccacCCGCGCCAACGAGTGTCTGCGTTGCCATGGGCTAAAATATAAGTTATATTTGTGACACTGATCGtggtgcaagtcctgcctctcccatcacctcattggtttatagaagcagatatcCACTTGCCATCTCCTTATTGGTTATACCCACCgggggtgattgaaagatgaactgagtttGGTTGGTCATCGTGGTAactatgaaagttagatgccaatcgccatataaagtccaaagaagaacaAGCCTGaaattttttaattttaatttttaattttactaggcaagtcagttaagaacaaattcttattttcaatgatggcctaggaacagtgggttaactgcctgttcaggggcagaatgacagatttgtaccttgtcagctcggggatttgaacttgcaacctttcggttactagtccaacgctctaaccactaggccaccctgccgccctgaaaggaggagagatgactagaaattatTCAATTGACCGTTTTATGTAGAGGAATacccatgtgagaatgctgtttatcgactacagctcagcatttaacaccatagtaccctccaaactcgtcatcaagctcgagaccctgggtctggaCCCCGCCATGtgtaactgggtactggacttcctgacgggccgcccccaggtggtgagggtaggtaacaacatctccaccccgctgatcctcaacactggggccccacaagggtgcgttctgagccctctcctgtactccctgttcacccacgactgcgtggccatgcacgcctccaactcaatcatcaagtttgcagacaacactacagtggtaggcttgattaccaacaacgacgagacggcctacagggaggaggtgagggccctcagagtgtggtgtcgggaaaataacctcacactcaacgtcaacaaaacaaaggagatgatcgtggacttcaggaaacagcagagggagcactcccctatccacatcgacgggacagtagtggagagtgtagtaagttttaagttcctcggcgtacacatcacggacaaactgaattggtccacccacacagacagcgtggtgaagaaggtgcagcagcgcctcttcaacctcaggaggctgaagaaatttggtcaccaaaagcactcacaaacttctatagatgcacaattgagagcatcctgtcgggctgtatcaccgcctggtacggcaactgctccacccacaaccgtaagactctccagagggtagtgaggtctgcacaacgcatcaccgggggcaaactacctgccctccaagacacgtacaccacccgatgtcacaggaaggccataaagatcatcaaggacaacaaccacccgagccactgcctgttcaccccgttatcatccagaaggcgaggtcagtacaggtgcatcaaagcagtgaccgagagactgaaaaacagcttctatctcaaggccatcagactgttagacAGCCAGACTGTTagacattgagtggctgctgccaacatactccagccactttaataatggaaaaatgtatgtaaaaaatgtatcactagccactttaaacaatgccacttaatataatgtttacataccctacattaccctacatctcatatgtacatactgtactctataccatctactgcatcgtgccatctttatgtaatacatgtatcactagccactttaaacaataccacttttaaatgtttacataccctacattactcatctcatatgtatatactgtactcgataccatctactgcgtcttgcctatgccgttctgtaccatcactcattcatgtatctttttgtacatattcttcatccctttacacttgtgtgtataaggtagttgttgtgaaattgttaggttagattactcgttggttattactgcattgtcggaactagaaatacaaacatttcgctacactcgcattaacatctgctaaccatgtgtatgtgacaaataacatttgatttgattttgatttgaagttGAATTTGTCCTGCTATGTTCCCTAAACTGGGACATACAAATaacacctgaccaagtcctaaagcaatgggacctaaatctttctcagattattaccacaaacacccagaaaaggctactctcctcgatgttatcctcacaaataatcctgataggtatcagtctggtgttttctgtaatgaccttagtgatcactgttttacagcctgtgttcataatggctgctcagtgaaacaaccTGTACTGATTTGTCATAGATGCTTGCTAAAACACTtcaatgagcaagccttccttcatgaactggcctttgtaaaatggtatagaatcagctctGTCAAAGACACTTGGACCttcttttgatattttcagtggtgtTTTTAACAAACACGCcaccataaagaaaatgagaattaaaaacaggttcagcccctggttcgaccgtgatcttgccgagttactccacctcaagaattgcatttggcaaaaggctcggcacacgcatactcaggctgactggctatcgttcaggcaaatgagaaataagtgcactcaggctatcctgAAGGAGAAAGTTAGTTACTTTACctcttgtgttgtcttaagggtaaaACATGACCCGCtactatgtttaacagcagagactGATGACTTTTgctagagtgaccccaacattagaaaaagtttcctgctggaaaaacttgtaaataatcaactgactggctttcttgatgtctatagtattctctcaggTATGCAAtttggtttccgctcaggttatggatgtgtgactgcaaccttaaaggtcctcattTATGTCACCATtacccttgattctaagcaatattgtgctgctattttttaTTAACGTGGCCAAAGCGTTTGATATGGTAGACcgttccattcttgtgggctggctaaggagtatcggtgtctctgaggggtctttggcctggtttgttAACTATCTCTCTCAAAAAGTGCAGtctataaagtcagaaaatctgctgtctcagccactgcccgtcaccaagggagtaccccaaggctcgatccgaGGCCCCACGcttttctcaatttacatcaacaacatagctcaggcagtaggaagctctctcatccatttatatgcagatgatacagtcttatactcagctggtccctccctggattttgtgttaattgctctacaacaaagctttcttagtgtccaacaagctttctctacccttaaccttgttctgaacacctccaaaacaaatgtcATCTGGTTTGGTAAAAAGAAttcccctcttcccacaggtgttattactacctctgagggtttagagcttgaggaaGTACAAgtacctcatacaagtacttgggagtatggctagatggtgcaGTGTcgttctctcagcacatatcaaagctgcaggctaaagttacatctagtcttggtttcctctatcgtaatcactcctctttcaccctagctgccaaactaaccctgattcagatgaccatcctacccatgctagattacggagacataatttatagatcggcaggtaagtgCGCTTTCGAGCGGCTaggtgttctttaccattcggccatcagattttccaccaatgctccttataggacacatcactgcactctatactcttctgtaaactggtcatctctgtatacccttcgcaagacccactggttgatgtttatttataaaagcctcttaggcctcactccccctatctgagatatctactgcagctctcatcctctacatacaacacctgttctgccagtcacattctgttaaaagtCCCCaaggcacacacatccctggatcgctcatcttttcagttcgctgcagctagggACTGGACgggctgcaacaaacactcaaacgggACAGttctatctcaatctcttcattcaaagactcaatcatggacactcttactgacagttgtggctgctttgtgtgatgtattgttgtatctactatctactttttgccctttgtgctgttgtctgtgcccaataatgtttgtaccctgtgctGCTGCcatattgtgttgctaccatgttgttgttatgttgtgttactaccatgctgtgttctcatgtgttgctgccatgctatgttgttgtcttaggtctctctttatgtagcgttgtgttgtctctcttgttgtgatgtgtgttttgtcctatatttttattgtaTTTACTTTTTCTTTTTATCCAAggccctgtccctgcaggaggccttttgcctttgattaggccatcattgtaaataagaatttgttcttaactgacttgcctagttaaataaaggttgaatgaaATAAATCACAACAAATGTTGTGATAAACCATAAAACTATTGGGAAGGGCTTTCTGCCTGACCAATCAAGTGCATCCCAAATCATACCCtatagtaccttcagaaagtattcatacccccttgacttgttccacattttgctgtgttactgcctgaattccaaatgaatttaaaaaaaatctcacccatctacacacaattaccccataattacaaagtgaaaacatgttttttgaaatgctaatttacataagtattcccacccctgagtcaatactttatagaagcacctttggcagcgattacaactgtgagtctttctgggcaaatctctaagagctttccacggctggattgtgcaacatttgcccattattcttttcaaaattcttcaagtagattaaagtcaaaactgtaacgcggccactcaggaacacttACTGTCTTctttgtaagcaactccagtgtaggtgtggccttgttttaggttattgtcctgctgaaaggtgaattaatctcccagtgtctggtggaacgcagactgaaccaggttttcctctaggagttTTGCCTGTGCTCAGccccattccatttattttttatcctgaaaaacttaatgatacccataacatgatacagccaccaaaatatggagagtggcacTCAGTAATGTGCGGTATTGGATTTGTGCCGAACAtaactataagggcacaaggcgagacccagatgcagacacgggaggcagatgggtTGAGTCTttcatatttattataatccaaatGGGTatgcaagagaatggtcatggacaggcaaaaagtcaaaaccagttcaaagtccagagtggcaggcaggctcaaggtcaagGCAGgctggtacagagtccagaaacaggccaGGGTCAAagccgggaggactagcaaaaggaGAATAGAAAAAGTAGGAGCATGGGAAaaacatgctggttgacttgaacatacaagacgagctggcacagagagacaggaaacacagggataaatacaccagggaaaataagcgacacctggagggggtggagacagtcacaaggacaggtaaaacagatcagggcgtcCTATCAGGGTGCATACCTATcagatctaccccccccccccccccctctctctagggACGCCAATAGGCGTCCGATCTGGATGCATACCTGGCTGACTGGGATCGGCAATGAGGGCCGGGTCCAGGATGTTTTTAGCAgaaacccagcacctctcctccaggcCATAACCcgcccagtcaaccaggtacttgAAATCCCTGCCCCGTGGTTGAACCTTCAGGAGGCTTCTCACCGTATACGCTGGCTTGCCATCAATGACAGGAGGGAGGGCCtagaaacagaagacagag from Oncorhynchus kisutch isolate 150728-3 linkage group LG15, Okis_V2, whole genome shotgun sequence encodes:
- the tmprss5 gene encoding transmembrane protease serine 5; its protein translation is MNLDGDTLSVIENPVAVSHSFHPEKTGVGEARGAQSQSCHAWLRGIHSTNHMSANRLVRVLAAVCAVGLLGGLAVGVWFLVRLLLRPTSSQSPAGLGDTKETSFCNVTEDISVADPRKVFYRISPENSLLEIQLEKVPTWLPVCYERWNSSLGTLVCRQLGYLRLTKQKGVNLTDIGPNYTDGFIQITSEHNSSLENIWQLRGSCVTGKVIALKCFECGTRAKLPRIIGGVEATLGRWPWQVSLYYSNRHTCGGTIITSQWVVTAAHCVHNYRLPQVSSWVVYAGIVTRSSAKMSQYIGYPVEKILYNKNYNPRSHDNDIALMKLRTPLNFSDTIRPICLPQYERDLPGGTQCWISGWGYTQPDDVLIPATLKEAPVPLISTKKCNSSCMYNGEITPRMLCAGYTEGKVDACQGDSGGPLVCQIDNVWRLVGVVSWGTGCAEPNHPGVYTKVAEFLGWIYDMIESY